From Triticum urartu cultivar G1812 chromosome 2, Tu2.1, whole genome shotgun sequence, a single genomic window includes:
- the LOC125534084 gene encoding germin-like protein 4-1: MAASRALAALLAVVVLVVCSPAPRVLATDPSQLQDFCVADLMNPVIVNGFVCKNMKMVTANDFFLPGLNKPGKLNAQGSAVTPVTVKQLAGLNTLGISLARIDFGPNGGQNPPHTHPRGSEILTVIMGQLLVGFVTSNQADGKNLLFTKQLVEGDVFVFPQGLIHFQVNNGKVPAVAIAALSSQDAGVITIANAVFGSTPPISDLILAKAFMTEKDTVDWIQAKFAPAMSGNSSMGGGGYMPPGGNSTGGGGGYYPGMRKQKP; encoded by the exons ATGGCGGCTTCCCGTGCCTTGGCTGCACTGCTTGCTGTGGTGGTACTCGTGGTCTGTTCTCCGGCGCCTCGTGTTCTGGCTACTGACCCGAGCCAGCTCCAGGACTTCTGCGTTGCTGATCTAATGAACCCTG TGATTGTGAATGGGTTCGTGTGCAAGAACATGAAGATGGTGACGGCGAACGACTTCTTCTTGCCCGGGCTTAACAAGCCGGGCAAGTTGAACGCTCAGGGCTCAGCGGTGACACCGGTGACGGTGAAGCAGCTGGCGGGGCTGAACACGCTGGGCATCTCATTGGCGCGCATCGACTTCGGGCCCAACGGCGGGCAGAACCCACCCCACACGCACCCTCGCGGCTCCGAGATCCTCACCGTGATCATGGGGCAGCTGCTGGTGGGGTTCGTCACTTCCAACCAGGCGGACGGGAAGAACCTGCTCTTCACCAAGCAGCTGGTGGAGGGCGACGTGTTCGTGTTCCCGCAGGGGCTCATCCACTTCCAGGTGAACAACGGCAAGGTACCCGCCGTGGCCATTGCCGCGCTCAGCAGCCAGGACGCCGGCGTGATCACCATCGCCAACGCCGTCTTCGGGTCCACGCCGCCCATCAGCGACCTCATCCTCGCCAAGGCCTTCATGACAGAGAAGGACACCGTCGACTGGATCCAGGCCAAGTTCGCACCGGCCATGAGCGGCAATAGCAGCATGGGCGGTGGCGGCTACATGCCGCCCGGCGGCAACAGcaccggcggcggtggcggttacTATCCTGGCATGCGCAAGCAGAAGCCCTAA